A segment of the Mercurialis annua linkage group LG4, ddMerAnnu1.2, whole genome shotgun sequence genome:
ataagtatttttttttaaatttaaatttagataaaatgtttattttcttttaaaaaaattatgattactAAGTATTGTCATTAGTTTTTTAaacttgaataaaatatttatgtattattttataagttataaaatactaaatttaagtcattttatatgaataaatttctaaaatattaaTACTAATTGTTCCGTGCAAATGCACGGGCTTACGACTAGTTTGGCATAAGGTTTTATAGGCACTGAGCTGGCTTCCTAATAGATCAGTAATTCGACAATTATCGATCAAGTataacattcataaaaaaaaaagtatttgatAACATGTCTTGCCGTGATGCATGTTGATGTAGTTGTATAATATCCTTACCTTTGGTAAATTTTTGAATAGGCAGTAAGTTATAATTTTGTGCAATTAATTCAAACCagactaaattaaaattaatttcagtttggttcaaatgattaaaaaaattggtatgGATAcgagtaattaaaaattatagctCAATACTTACCATTAATTAACACGACTAATtggataaataaatttcaaaatattgttAATTTTACTAATTCATTTTACGCGCGCGTGAAATGAATTTGTCGTAATTGAGTTTTAAAAGTAGTAAGAAGTCAAAAAAAAGTTCTAAAAGTAggatattatatataaataattccttaataaaattaataaaaaaaattggattacaacaacattagaaaaataaaaatataaaaaagattgattactattttaaaatagtctATATATAGTAATATGATTTTGGAGTATATCTAATTGCATTAGGCGTCCTGATTAAAGTTTACCATATCATTTTAGAAGTAGACCTAATTACATAAGGAGTCCTAATTTAAGTTTACTGATGCTGTTATGCTGGAAGTCCTATGGAAttactaatatttaatttaggTTAATAATTTACATTAGGTtttcctttttgtaataatgTTCGTATTACAACTTTACATTATAATTAAAGAGAGCCATAATATAGAAAAGTTAGAAGTCATTATCCTATTCTATCGTGGAAACtcttttttatatatctatatatacacacacacacttGTAATCaccaaattattaataatttcttgttctattttgtttatttgcAGTTGTTTTGGTTGATCAGCAATCCGATCAGCATATAATAAAACCCTAAGAAGAATCAAATGTTTAGTGCAACTGAGGAGGAGGATAAAGCAGCCGCAGCGGCGCCCGTTTCCGTTCCGACGCACAGCATAAGTATTGGGATGATTCATCCGCCGCCTGATCATATGAGGTCTATTGTTGATAAAACTGCTCAGTTTGTCTCCAAGAATGGAGCAAAGTTTGAGAAAACGATTATGTCTCAGAATATCAACAATGCAAAGTTCAATTTCTTGAACGCTTCAGATCCTTATCACGCTTATTACCAACATCGCTTGGCTTCCGAGAAAGCCGCTTCTGAGTTGGCTCAATCGTTGTCGCAGATGCGGGTGAAGCTGTAGCTCCAAAGGTTTATCATGCTGTGCAGTTTGGTCTGTTTGCTAAATTATAAACAGGTCATGCAAATTATCATCTATagtattatttgttttgtttttatttttgttttagacCTTCAATTATTTTGTGTTTACTGTTCATCTTtgtattttcagttttatcaaaaGTAAGTTCCTCCCAGTTCAAGGTATGTAcgacttttttattctttaacaaatttagattaaagttttttaaattttcaatagttatatatgtcttttaaatttattgtaaaactgttctcatatttatttttatagataaaataaacatatctatctataatttttttttttttatcaattataccACTTCAGTTTGGTCCGttattttttaatctaaacAAATTATGagtatatatttgataaaaattaaaaagatgatggatcaaaataattaaaaatcgtGGTATATTTGACACAAACACCAAAATTGTGGATATATAAGTTCATTTGCCTTATTCAGTTATTTGTATATAGTGGCTAGGTTGGTAAATACTTGAATTTAAAAGTTAATGTGCACAAATAGAAGTGAATGTTTGACcggtttaattaaaattaactctaagtcttttgaaataaattaactgaattaattttttatctttaactGAAGAgagcaaacgttatgaattgaTATCAATGAAGAAATACTAGAAGCAAAAAATTCTATTGAAATCTGGTATTTTTCGATTGACATTATTAATATTGaatgattaataatttaaattcaaatccgAACAATCACTAAGGGTCattgaataatataaaaaaattgatatgcaAATAGAAATTACAGATATTcttttaaacataaaataaattccaTGTCGGAAATATTTATtgaataaaagataaaaaccataaaataaatattagtatGAGATAAGAGAATGTGATTTTCTGATGAAAACCGGAAACCCGTCTTTTCCCACCTCTGAAAAGACCAAATGACAAAGAAAAAATTTAGAATAGGAGAGCAaaattttaaagagaaaaacaatcttttattttgtctaaaattcaaaaactgatctttttttcatttgaccCTTCACATCATGAAGATATAAATGTACCAATTTGACTGAATTCTTATGCAAGGTGTAAATGTGAATCAAATATAATCCTGGATTAATTTATCACATTAtgatacgtcattaaaataatgataacatcgtaattttgtttattacgtttttacacttttaaatagtaaaattacgatagtgctattattttaatgacgtgttatgaTGTTATAAGTTTAGTCcacagatgacgtggtggactgagtctatctaagaatttctctcaTGACTTAAccgattatcaaatttttaaattatatatttttaattgatttataaattaaattttatctttttttgttccttgaattttaaaaaaaaatgtgtctTCAAATCCTTCAATAAATCTctattaaaaaatcatattaGTTATGTGGCTTTTTTTAAAGTACTTCACTATTTTTAGCGTGAATCACACATTTTAACGGAAAAACTTAAAGACGAGTTTTTTTAAGTTCAgggatcaaaataaaataaaatttagttcaaAAACCAGTTAATCAAATGACGTATAATGTAAAGAGCTATTAACAAGATTATTCTACTATAAttgttgtaaaagtttggaatAAATTTGTAGAACACCTTGTAATACCTATATTTTTATGAGTAGCAATTGTAGACTGATGAGTGAAGCTTAATTAATTTTGAGCGAACCACTAtatataattaaacattaatgtttttctttctacgccttaaatatcaatttaaatatttttcataactcttattttattttattttgaattcaaCTCTTAATTTCTTCTTATTCACATCCGAATTTACTTCTCTCTTAACTGTTAAGTGAATTCCTATGGCCTATGCGGTTTGTTGGATAGGTTTGAGGGTAATCTGTCacgttatatttataataaactaatgagcatttgttataaaaaaaaatttagttattattttattatttttttcaaatgaccaatacattattaatttattgtataaataACATAATGTAACGATTGCGTGCAACCGTTTTTCTCTTTATAAATATTCGCCAAAGGTAGTGTGTGAGATAAGGAAAAAAGTTGCAGACAAGAACAATTCTTTTCTTtatctttattaattaaaaagactaaaggtaaataattttttttgtgagttattatatattatttaaaaaaattataatctttataataataacataatttCAGAAATTCATTGTaaatttagccatttttttcaaacaatttaattttctcaatttcCACCTCAATACAATaccttttagttttatttaattttttcagttaTTTTTTTCAACCATCAAAAAAGCTAGAGAATTTATTGTtagattttaatattatttttatttttttaatattgcaagtcaaattttgaaattttaaaaatagagtttgTTAATTACggagttaatttataaattcaattaaaatattagagcaattaaatttttcaaaaaattgattaaaaatgcaaaaaaatgtagaaactagtctattacaaaagttaaaagattttaataaaattacaccaacttataaaaatttatattattattaggcctaattaaaatgacattttttgttttggtgTTGTGACatttaaattggaaattttaaattttgttagtaCTTTAGATGTGTGAATGTTTGCAACGTCAGCTACAAGCAGCATATTTAGCAAGCAATTGACGacaggattttttttgttacaaaaattaaaaatcaaaacatatacaaatataAACAGAAAAGATTTGTTTATGCCTCTAATATTTCTCCCAAAATCCGGATTTGCTCCTACGTTTAATTTTAGCCGAATGACACCTCTGACGTTTTAAAACTGGCCTATTTATGTCTTCATTTTTAACGGGGTTAAATAATTGTTTGGTAAAATATATAGccaaaatttaagtttttaattctttGTTTTAAACTATACTAAATTGGAGGGTAAAATAAACCTTAGTTCAGATTTACTACTACCAGCCCCctctaaacttttttttttctctctttttagcCAGGCGCCGTTCCAAACTGTCTCGTGATTGAGGTTTGTTCAAATTTCTATTACTCGTTGAAaagttagggttagggtttttaaAGAGGTCTGATTTTATTTGTGTGATTTATCTTCATTGCCTTttctttttagtttaaatttcagTGTCCTGTCTTTGAAATTTTCTGCGAGCTCATTATTTACAGATCTCCAAAAAATCGCATGAAATTTTGCAGCAAGTTTTGTTAATTCGTCTATTAATTACCTTTGAATTTCACTAATAATTGGTGTTGCTGTTGAATTTGTTTATTTGCAGTTGTTTTAGTTGATTACAATCCAATTAGCATATAATACCCTAAGAAGATTCCAATGCTTAGCACAGCGCCAATTCTGCGTCTTACGGCTCCAGAAGCTAATGGCGAGAATGGCTCAACCTCACCGCGGCAGCAAAGGCTTTCCGAGGAGGAGGATAAAGAGGATAGAATGGTAATTGACCAGCAGAGTAAAGCAACGGCGCCTGCGCCAGTTGCAACGCACACCAGAACTATTGGGATTATTCATCCGCCGCCTGATATTAGGAACATTGTTGATAAAACTGCTCAGTTTGTTTCCAAGAATGGACCTGAGTTTGAGAAAAGGATTATGGCTAATAATGCCAACAATGCGAAGTTCAACTTCTTGAATTCTGCAGATCCTTATCACGCATATTATCAACATCGTTTGGCTGAGTTTCGCGCACAGAATCAATCTTCTTCGCAGCAGGTTTCTTCTGAGAACGAAGATAAAGCTGCTTCTGAGTCGGCTCAATCGATTGTTGTTGCTGATGGGGGTGAAGCAGCTGCTGGTGGGGCAGTAGCTCCAAAGGTTGATCCTGCTGCGCAGTTTAGAATACCTCTTCGGAAAGCTCCTGAACAGCCTGAAGCTGAGCAGTATACTGTTCGTCTCCCTGAGGGGATTACTGGGGAAGAGCTTGATATTATTAAGCTTACAGCGCAATTTGTTGCAAGAAATGGGCAATCATTCTTGAATGGCCTGACAAATAGGGAGATGAATAATCCCCAATTCCACTTTATGAAGCCAAATCATAGTATGTTCATATTTTTTACTGGACTTGCCGATGCGTATTCGAAGGTTTTGATGCCTCCCAAGGGATTGACTGAGAAGTTGACTAAGAGCGTTTCTGATATGACATCTGTTCTTGAACGTTGCTTGAATCGTTTGGAGTGGGAGCGTTCTCAAGAGCAGGCGAGGCAAAAAGCTGAGGATGAGATTGAGCAAGAGAGGCTTCAAATGGCTATGATTGATTGGCATGAATTTGTTGTTGTTGAAACAATTGACTTTGCAGATGATGAGGATGAAGACTTGCCCCCTCCTATGACCCTTGAAGAGGTTGTGAGGAGGAGCAAGATAACTACTATGGCTGATGATGAATTCATTGAGCCTGGAAAAGAGGTTGAAATGGAAATGGATGAAGAAGAGGTGCAACTTGTTGAGGAAGGAATGAGGGCAGCTAGTATTGAAGAGAATGACGGCGAGAGGGATAGGAAGTCAAACGATGAGCATGAAGAACCTATGAGAATTGTGAAGAACTGGAAGAGACCCGAGGATAGGATCCCTGCAGAGAGAGACCCTACAAAGTTTGTTATTTCTCCAATTACGGGTGAGCTAATTCCCATCAATGAGATGTCCGAGCATATGCGGATTTCATTAATCGATCCCAAGTACAAGGAGCAAAAGGAAAGAATGTTTGCCAAGATTCGGGAAACAACTCTTGCTCAAGATGATGAGATCTCTAGAAACATTGTGGGACTTGCACGAACTCGTCCTGATATATTTGGTACCACAGAGGAAGAAGTTTCAAACGCAGTTAAGGCAGAAATTGAGAAGATGAAAGATGACCAGCCGAAGCAGGTCATTTGGGATGGTCACACTGGAAGTATTGGACGTACAGCAAATCAAGCTATGTCTCAAAATATGAACGGAGAGGATCAAAGTGAAGCTGCTGGCATTGACTTCAGGACTCTTCCCGGTCCTGCAGCTCCTCCTCCGAGACCTGGTTTTCCATCAGTTCGTCCTCTACCTCCACCACCGGGACTAGCTCTGAACCTCCCTCGGATGCCTCCAAACACAGTCCAATATTCTAATCAACATCCTGGTGCATTCTCTGTACCTCCACCAAGGCCACCGGGCATGCCCATGATGTCCTCAATTCGTCCGCCACAGCCTCCAATGCCAATGGCACCGGGACAGCAACCTAACATGATGAATCGACCACCCCCCATGCCTCCATCCATGTCAATGAATCCTCCAAGTATGCCTGTGCCACCTCCGCCAGGTTCTCAGTTTACTACATTGCCAATCCCTCGTCCTTTTATGCCTCCTGGTCCTCCATCTATGTCTATGATGCCTCCACCGCCGCCTTTGCCTATTGGAATGCCTCCGCCACCTCCTCCTGAGGACGCTCCTCCACCGCTTCCAGATGAACCAGAGCCAAAGAGACAAAGGCTTGATGATCTCCTGCTTATCCCAGAAGACCAGTTTTTGGCACAACATCCGGTATATAAATTTGTAGATTGTTCTGTGTTTGCAGTTTAATTCCTTGTGCTATGCTCTAACCTAGTTTGATTCTTATGTATAACGTGTGCTGATCACTAGACTTACTGTGCGCTTTTTCCTGCAGGGACCTGTACGAATCACTGTTTCTGTACCAAGTGTTGATGACGGAAATCTCAAAGGACAAGTTCTGGAGATTACAGTACAGTCCTTGTCTGAAAATATTGGAAGCTTGAAAGAAAAAATTGCTGGAGAGATCCAACTTCCTGCTAACAAGCAAAAACTAAGCGGAAAAGCTGGTTTTCTTAAGGACAATATGTCACTTGCGTACTACAATGTTGGGGCAGGAGATATGCTGTCTCTTTCTTTGAGAGAGCGTGGTGGTAGAAAGCGATAAGTGTGTTCATTCACGTCCTCATTTGAGGTTTTCTTTTAGTACTATCTCGTCAATGGAAGAGCAATCACATATTGCTATGAGACTCGGTCATTTTTCTTTGATGTTTTGCTGGATTATGTTGAACTTGTATAGGTTATTTTACATGGCATGTTGATGTTTTGAATTGTTATAATTTGACTGATGGTCCATGGTATCTAATACAGATTCAGCATCTTGGCGAGTTTCTCTTTAAGGGCAATGGGAAATTAGAGCACTTCCTTGTTGCTTAGGCAGAGCAAGCCATCTGTTCTCACTAACTACTTTCCATTTGGAGTTGGGTCTCCAGAACATAAATTGGTCATTTGATTGGACTTCTAATCTCATTTTTGTGGATCTAATTTGTTAGCTCATGTTAACTTTTATTGCtgcaaatttatttttggtatatGTAATGATTTGAATGATATTTTGCAAGAAGTAGGTTGTGTTGTAGGTAGCATACTCTTTGACAGGAGAGTGAAGAAGCTAAACCTAGTATCTCATGCAGCGGCTATGCTCTAAATTCTAATAGTTTGTTTTACCTTTCTTTCGTCTTTTTCGGTGTGGTTTTTCCTTTATCTATTTGGTAGCAAGatgtggcttat
Coding sequences within it:
- the LOC126676946 gene encoding probable splicing factor 3A subunit 1, whose amino-acid sequence is MLSTAPILRLTAPEANGENGSTSPRQQRLSEEEDKEDRMVIDQQSKATAPAPVATHTRTIGIIHPPPDIRNIVDKTAQFVSKNGPEFEKRIMANNANNAKFNFLNSADPYHAYYQHRLAEFRAQNQSSSQQVSSENEDKAASESAQSIVVADGGEAAAGGAVAPKVDPAAQFRIPLRKAPEQPEAEQYTVRLPEGITGEELDIIKLTAQFVARNGQSFLNGLTNREMNNPQFHFMKPNHSMFIFFTGLADAYSKVLMPPKGLTEKLTKSVSDMTSVLERCLNRLEWERSQEQARQKAEDEIEQERLQMAMIDWHEFVVVETIDFADDEDEDLPPPMTLEEVVRRSKITTMADDEFIEPGKEVEMEMDEEEVQLVEEGMRAASIEENDGERDRKSNDEHEEPMRIVKNWKRPEDRIPAERDPTKFVISPITGELIPINEMSEHMRISLIDPKYKEQKERMFAKIRETTLAQDDEISRNIVGLARTRPDIFGTTEEEVSNAVKAEIEKMKDDQPKQVIWDGHTGSIGRTANQAMSQNMNGEDQSEAAGIDFRTLPGPAAPPPRPGFPSVRPLPPPPGLALNLPRMPPNTVQYSNQHPGAFSVPPPRPPGMPMMSSIRPPQPPMPMAPGQQPNMMNRPPPMPPSMSMNPPSMPVPPPPGSQFTTLPIPRPFMPPGPPSMSMMPPPPPLPIGMPPPPPPEDAPPPLPDEPEPKRQRLDDLLLIPEDQFLAQHPGPVRITVSVPSVDDGNLKGQVLEITVQSLSENIGSLKEKIAGEIQLPANKQKLSGKAGFLKDNMSLAYYNVGAGDMLSLSLRERGGRKR